A genomic stretch from Thermococcus sp. MV5 includes:
- a CDS encoding class I SAM-dependent methyltransferase → MAEYFDKIAHRYDDWYKTKVGQYVNRTEKKLVFSMIKSKNGKALDLGCGTGNYTLELYTRGFDVVGVDLSEEMLKIARKKLPRVKFIRANAYSLPFKENTFDLVLTITMFEFIHKPELALNEIYRVLRPGGEVVIGTMNGKSFWFIFKRIKSLFEETAYRYARFYTPSELESLMKGAGFEDVESKGIIFFPSFFPFVKLAEKLDEKFSDKLKNLGAFILVRGVKGD, encoded by the coding sequence ATGGCAGAGTATTTTGATAAAATTGCTCATAGATATGATGATTGGTACAAAACCAAAGTAGGGCAGTATGTGAATAGGACAGAGAAAAAGCTAGTCTTCTCCATGATAAAAAGCAAGAATGGAAAAGCCCTCGATTTAGGATGTGGTACTGGAAATTACACATTGGAGCTTTATACGAGAGGCTTTGACGTCGTGGGGGTTGATTTAAGCGAAGAAATGTTAAAAATTGCCAGAAAAAAGCTTCCCCGTGTTAAATTTATCAGAGCAAATGCATACTCTTTACCCTTCAAGGAGAACACTTTTGATCTAGTACTAACCATTACAATGTTTGAATTCATTCACAAACCAGAACTTGCATTAAATGAGATTTACAGAGTGCTAAGACCAGGAGGAGAAGTTGTGATAGGCACCATGAACGGCAAGAGCTTCTGGTTTATTTTTAAGCGTATAAAGAGCCTTTTTGAAGAAACTGCATATAGATATGCCAGATTTTACACTCCAAGTGAACTGGAAAGTCTAATGAAAGGAGCTGGTTTTGAAGATGTCGAGAGTAAAGGAATTATTTTCTTTCCCTCATTCTTTCCCTTTGTAAAGTTAGCCGAGAAACTCGATGAAAAGTTTAGCGATAAGCTAAAGAACCTTGGAGCATTTATATTGGTTAGGGGAGTTAAGGGTGATTAG
- a CDS encoding ParB/RepB/Spo0J family partition protein, translating into MIRLITREEAFKRAERIKKENEAIYGIQFKIYQKYLPFDILTPTQWELSEKKLLVVLQEIVHGYDAPVIVLEHRGKYYILDGHHRAYARKKLGFSQVEAIILKPTREIPTKIEESVKKAKLESLDDIVVVRE; encoded by the coding sequence GTGATTAGATTAATAACAAGAGAAGAAGCTTTTAAACGAGCTGAAAGGATAAAGAAAGAAAATGAAGCAATTTATGGAATCCAGTTCAAAATTTATCAAAAATATCTTCCATTTGATATTCTTACACCCACCCAATGGGAATTGAGTGAGAAAAAGCTGTTAGTGGTCCTTCAGGAGATAGTTCATGGATATGATGCACCAGTTATTGTTCTGGAACACAGAGGAAAGTATTACATTCTAGACGGCCATCATAGGGCATATGCTAGAAAAAAATTAGGATTCTCACAGGTTGAGGCAATAATCCTTAAACCTACTCGCGAGATCCCCACAAAGATAGAAGAATCCGTAAAAAAGGCAAAACTGGAGAGCTTAGATGATATAGTGGTTGTTAGAGAGTAA
- a CDS encoding potassium channel family protein, translating to MCEYTFENGEKCRIKAISGSKYCSLHIPFEEGELLYGEKIKEIKERAFKRKLERGVRYFEGIQLYEVKISNLTSKKPLVFKNSKIKTLIVESSHLKGITIYKCEIERVIILSSTIGTLWVKDSTFFGFNLLDVKFGTSIYIRESVVRYIMMNSVQHVEGIKPHEEEYGEKEAVYGRIELSELKKVRRIGINSRYPLLKDVLKEHGISFSGISRKHIKAKIFIIKNVEFDPSPRFKRQVRVFIRNLDSILQLENLEIPGHIEIRGGRLRIPEFIHTTVQNNLVFRNVTFYGDITWNLTVLPNLPAELTVKGFVILEKCRFNNPTMEEFFYRLARISWEKSGDKEKADVYYYLEMLARRKQKMGRYMTYLPKFGIGVKLPPMPLRRVQVKAKHYIHLLEGVFEWFFADLTCKYGTDWKRPILIWIFMVNIVFPSLFYFTKSVTSFGVPLESFWDYEYFSIVTATTLGYGDLHPIGIGRIFASLEALFGMFMWAVFLTVFARKYMR from the coding sequence ATGTGTGAATATACCTTTGAAAATGGAGAGAAATGTAGAATAAAAGCCATATCTGGTTCAAAGTATTGTTCGCTCCACATCCCCTTTGAAGAAGGTGAACTTCTCTACGGTGAGAAAATCAAAGAAATAAAAGAAAGAGCATTTAAAAGAAAGCTAGAAAGAGGAGTGAGATATTTTGAAGGCATTCAGCTTTATGAGGTAAAGATTTCAAACTTAACGAGTAAAAAACCCCTTGTTTTCAAGAACTCAAAGATAAAAACACTCATTGTAGAGAGTTCTCATTTAAAGGGAATAACCATATACAAATGTGAAATTGAGCGGGTAATTATCCTCTCGTCAACTATAGGCACTCTGTGGGTTAAAGACTCAACATTCTTCGGATTTAACCTGCTAGATGTAAAGTTTGGAACCTCAATTTACATCCGGGAAAGTGTAGTGAGATACATCATGATGAACTCTGTGCAACATGTAGAAGGTATAAAACCCCATGAAGAAGAGTATGGGGAAAAAGAGGCAGTATATGGAAGAATAGAACTCTCTGAGCTTAAGAAGGTCAGGAGAATAGGTATAAATTCGCGTTACCCCCTGCTCAAAGATGTATTAAAAGAGCACGGAATTAGCTTCTCAGGCATTTCAAGAAAGCACATTAAGGCAAAAATCTTTATCATCAAGAATGTTGAATTTGATCCAAGTCCAAGATTCAAGAGACAAGTTAGAGTTTTTATAAGAAACCTCGATAGTATTCTACAACTGGAGAATTTAGAGATCCCCGGGCACATCGAAATAAGGGGTGGACGATTAAGAATCCCCGAGTTTATTCACACTACAGTCCAAAATAACCTAGTATTTAGGAATGTCACTTTTTATGGGGACATAACATGGAATCTCACTGTACTCCCAAACCTGCCAGCCGAATTGACCGTTAAAGGGTTCGTAATTTTGGAAAAGTGTCGTTTTAATAATCCTACGATGGAAGAATTCTTCTACAGATTAGCTAGAATTAGCTGGGAGAAAAGTGGAGATAAAGAAAAAGCAGATGTGTATTACTACCTAGAGATGCTTGCAAGAAGAAAGCAGAAGATGGGAAGATATATGACGTATCTGCCTAAATTCGGAATTGGAGTAAAACTACCACCTATGCCTCTCAGAAGAGTTCAAGTAAAAGCAAAGCATTATATACACCTTCTTGAAGGAGTTTTTGAGTGGTTTTTTGCAGATTTAACATGTAAATATGGAACGGACTGGAAAAGACCAATTCTAATTTGGATTTTCATGGTTAATATTGTATTCCCCTCACTTTTCTACTTCACAAAAAGTGTCACAAGTTTCGGAGTTCCCCTTGAAAGTTTTTGGGATTATGAATATTTTAGCATAGTAACAGCTACAACGCTTGGTTATGGAGACCTCCACCCTATTGGAATAGGGAGGATATTTGCTTCACTTGAAGCCCTATTCGGAATGTTCATGTGGGCAGTATTCTTGACAGTCTTTGCAAGAAAATACATGCGGTAA
- a CDS encoding ATP-NAD kinase family protein, translating into MKVGLIVNPIAGMGGRVALKGTDGVVEEAIKRGARPIAIEVTKLFLRELSHYDINMEFVTGPDGLGENALKEFDFPYEVIQHRKIGEKEILTVKIPDTTREDTKILASIMNEKVDIIIFAGGDGTARDIYEAIDKKRPILGIPTGVKMFSGTFANSPEDAARLLVELAKGNAKLVEREILDLDENAYRHDEVKARTYGTALTPYIETFIQGTKEPTPLDEGEELDAIAEALVEELEDGIYFLGAGSTMKKIKDTLKIDGTLLGIDIVEIKSGKATLLVKDAQEKDLLKFVGNSPKIIVTVVGGLNFLFGRGNQQFSPEVLKYIPKENVIIVATPSKVRKPIRVYTGNKEVDRKFKGYIKVRISPWAEKMVKVI; encoded by the coding sequence ATGAAAGTCGGTCTAATAGTGAACCCAATAGCAGGAATGGGTGGAAGGGTGGCCCTTAAGGGAACCGACGGGGTTGTAGAAGAAGCTATAAAAAGAGGAGCAAGGCCAATTGCAATTGAAGTCACAAAATTGTTCCTAAGAGAGCTCTCCCATTACGATATAAATATGGAATTCGTAACAGGCCCTGACGGATTAGGGGAAAATGCCCTTAAAGAATTTGACTTCCCTTATGAGGTTATTCAACACAGAAAAATAGGAGAAAAAGAAATTCTTACTGTTAAAATACCAGATACCACCAGAGAAGACACAAAAATACTTGCAAGCATTATGAACGAGAAAGTTGATATAATCATCTTTGCTGGTGGGGATGGAACTGCAAGAGATATCTACGAGGCAATAGATAAGAAAAGGCCCATCTTGGGTATCCCAACTGGTGTTAAAATGTTTTCAGGAACTTTTGCAAATTCTCCGGAGGATGCTGCAAGACTTTTGGTGGAACTCGCAAAAGGCAATGCAAAACTTGTCGAAAGGGAGATTCTTGACCTAGACGAAAATGCATACAGGCATGATGAAGTAAAAGCGAGAACTTATGGAACTGCCCTTACTCCTTATATTGAAACCTTTATTCAAGGAACTAAAGAGCCAACCCCTCTTGATGAAGGGGAAGAGTTAGATGCAATAGCAGAGGCTCTTGTAGAAGAACTTGAAGATGGGATTTACTTTCTCGGAGCGGGTTCGACTATGAAAAAAATAAAAGACACCCTCAAAATAGATGGAACACTCTTGGGCATTGATATTGTAGAGATAAAAAGTGGAAAGGCAACACTACTCGTAAAAGATGCCCAAGAAAAAGACCTGCTAAAATTTGTAGGAAATAGTCCCAAAATAATTGTCACCGTGGTGGGAGGCCTTAACTTTCTGTTTGGACGGGGAAACCAACAATTCTCACCAGAAGTTTTGAAATATATACCCAAAGAAAACGTGATCATAGTGGCAACCCCATCAAAAGTCCGAAAGCCAATAAGGGTTTATACTGGAAATAAAGAAGTTGACAGGAAATTTAAGGGATACATAAAAGTTAGGATCTCACCTTGGGCTGAAAAAATGGTGAAAGTTATTTAG
- a CDS encoding ABC transporter substrate-binding protein, which yields MKSSKILLALLVISILAFSSACVQKTPMETTSTSTIQEKTTSASQAQTKVQEKIIITDFAGREVTLEKVPERVIVLTTYWAEILHILGVDDKIVGVGNYVPNDPYLPEGIKQKPKVGSSFKGLNWETVVGLNPDLIITDWYEGKYKDEEIIQKAQELDIPVIALTAKSVEDNVKVVELLGKVFEKEEKAKELANWMQSRLNEVNKIANQIPDDKKKSVLVISAPKDIGGPITVYAKGSAWASIVELVGAHNLAFDKEFDTQWPKLDLEKIIAYWGDKADVIIVTSFNQEKLEKAVNDIKNDPRWKEIKAVKEGHVYGILAGSKGFLDWGPRIVVGVYQMGGLIYPDYYPEWKPIARELFEKFYGLSYEVKVEVMDSAGRKVTFEKVPERVIITSSYWAEVLHCLGLDDKIVGIDKYTPKDQFLPESVKQKPQIGSVYREINWETIASLEPDLIVMGLWWGSFEPKEKELFERAEELSIPVLAFGIPDSNKTRTEMPYENIRIIRVLGKVFDKERKAEELASFLERYYNQALEIASKIPEEEKKNVLIVYGSSITGKYATGTITVSTRGSAYAETAELVGGHNLAFDVNERGPYLKLDLEKLIAYFGDKTDILIVVDWDAERLNEAVEKIKSDPSWQEIKAVKEGNVVGILVSSWKKDATALYGPRFITGIYAFGHAIYPEYYPDWEPIYNEILQKFYKIEG from the coding sequence ATGAAAAGTAGCAAGATATTGTTAGCGCTACTTGTAATATCCATCTTAGCATTCAGCAGTGCATGCGTCCAAAAGACTCCAATGGAAACAACATCCACTTCAACCATCCAAGAAAAGACTACAAGTGCCTCTCAGGCTCAAACAAAAGTTCAAGAAAAAATAATAATTACAGACTTTGCAGGAAGAGAAGTGACTTTAGAGAAAGTTCCCGAACGAGTGATTGTTTTAACTACCTACTGGGCAGAGATCCTCCACATATTGGGCGTGGATGACAAAATAGTCGGTGTTGGGAATTATGTTCCAAATGACCCTTACCTTCCAGAAGGTATCAAGCAGAAACCAAAGGTAGGAAGCTCATTTAAGGGCCTCAACTGGGAAACTGTTGTAGGATTAAACCCGGACCTGATAATCACAGATTGGTATGAAGGAAAGTACAAAGATGAAGAGATAATCCAAAAAGCCCAAGAACTTGATATCCCTGTCATAGCATTGACCGCCAAGAGTGTTGAGGACAATGTTAAAGTTGTTGAGCTTTTAGGGAAAGTCTTTGAAAAGGAAGAGAAGGCCAAAGAGTTAGCCAATTGGATGCAAAGCAGATTGAATGAAGTCAACAAAATAGCAAACCAAATACCCGATGACAAAAAGAAAAGCGTCTTAGTAATAAGTGCTCCAAAAGACATTGGAGGCCCAATCACAGTCTATGCAAAGGGAAGTGCTTGGGCAAGCATCGTTGAGCTCGTTGGTGCTCACAACTTGGCTTTTGACAAAGAGTTCGACACCCAGTGGCCGAAGCTTGATTTGGAGAAGATAATTGCATATTGGGGAGACAAAGCTGATGTCATAATCGTAACCTCCTTTAATCAGGAGAAGCTTGAAAAAGCTGTGAACGACATAAAAAACGACCCAAGATGGAAAGAAATTAAAGCCGTTAAGGAGGGTCACGTTTACGGAATTTTGGCTGGATCTAAAGGATTCTTAGACTGGGGTCCAAGGATAGTCGTGGGAGTCTACCAAATGGGTGGACTAATTTATCCAGACTATTACCCAGAGTGGAAGCCAATTGCAAGAGAGCTATTTGAGAAGTTCTACGGGCTTAGCTATGAGGTAAAAGTGGAAGTAATGGACTCTGCTGGAAGAAAGGTGACCTTTGAAAAAGTTCCCGAAAGAGTTATTATTACAAGCAGTTATTGGGCTGAAGTTTTGCATTGTTTAGGGTTGGACGACAAAATAGTGGGAATTGACAAGTACACGCCAAAAGACCAGTTCTTACCAGAAAGTGTTAAGCAAAAACCGCAAATTGGAAGCGTTTATAGGGAAATTAATTGGGAAACTATTGCAAGCCTAGAGCCAGATTTAATCGTAATGGGCCTGTGGTGGGGCTCATTTGAGCCAAAGGAAAAAGAATTATTTGAGAGAGCAGAAGAGCTTAGCATTCCAGTCTTAGCCTTTGGAATTCCTGATTCGAACAAGACAAGAACAGAAATGCCATATGAGAACATCAGGATAATAAGAGTGCTTGGAAAGGTCTTTGATAAAGAGAGGAAAGCCGAAGAACTGGCAAGCTTCTTGGAGCGCTATTATAATCAAGCCCTTGAAATAGCGAGCAAAATACCAGAAGAAGAGAAGAAAAACGTGCTTATAGTTTACGGCTCATCAATTACTGGTAAATATGCAACGGGGACAATAACTGTCTCTACAAGAGGAAGTGCTTATGCTGAAACCGCTGAGCTTGTGGGAGGACACAACTTAGCCTTTGATGTCAACGAGAGAGGACCTTACCTAAAGCTTGACTTAGAAAAGCTCATAGCATACTTTGGAGACAAGACTGACATTCTAATTGTTGTTGATTGGGACGCAGAGAGACTTAATGAAGCAGTTGAAAAAATCAAGAGCGATCCAAGTTGGCAAGAAATTAAAGCGGTCAAAGAAGGAAATGTCGTTGGAATATTGGTGAGCTCATGGAAGAAGGATGCCACTGCCCTCTATGGTCCAAGATTCATAACGGGAATTTACGCCTTTGGTCATGCGATTTATCCAGAATACTACCCCGACTGGGAGCCAATCTACAATGAGATACTTCAGAAATTCTACAAGATAGAGGGGTGA
- a CDS encoding iron ABC transporter permease, producing MRRFLFLFLLVSPIFAFFISLFIGAYHMPMVNIINMVFLKSLQLISGVLAKITLGKLYFDVQIPYPSVYQTVLFKIRLPRVLLAMIVGSALAVSGAVLQAIFRNPLVNSYILGISSGAAFGAALAIGLSLGLGVTPLAFAFALLAVFLTTSLAKIGGRITPVSLILAGVIVNAFFSALTSLLKFLMEHEKLASVVYWLMGSFANADWHSLKVAFPIIFAGCIIISLMRWQLNVLSFGEEAKLVGVETEKLKFAFILIVSLITAASVAFCGIIGWVGLMIPHMVRMAFGPDHKKLIPLSITLGASFMVLADTLARSIATYEIPIGILTTLLGIPFFAYLLRKTGGGWHA from the coding sequence ATGAGAAGATTTCTCTTTCTTTTTCTTTTAGTCTCTCCAATATTCGCATTCTTCATAAGCCTGTTTATTGGGGCATATCACATGCCGATGGTTAACATAATAAATATGGTATTCTTAAAATCTCTCCAACTTATTTCAGGTGTTTTGGCTAAAATAACCCTTGGAAAGCTTTATTTTGATGTTCAAATTCCATATCCAAGCGTTTATCAGACGGTTCTCTTTAAAATAAGACTTCCCCGGGTTCTTTTAGCTATGATTGTTGGCTCAGCTTTGGCAGTCTCTGGAGCAGTTCTGCAGGCAATATTTAGAAATCCCCTTGTCAATAGCTATATTTTAGGGATTTCCTCTGGGGCAGCTTTTGGAGCTGCATTGGCCATAGGACTCTCGTTGGGTTTGGGCGTTACTCCGTTAGCATTTGCTTTTGCTCTGCTTGCGGTGTTTTTGACAACGTCTCTTGCTAAAATCGGGGGTAGAATAACCCCAGTATCACTAATTTTGGCCGGTGTTATAGTTAACGCGTTCTTTTCTGCATTAACATCGCTATTGAAGTTTTTAATGGAGCACGAAAAATTGGCAAGTGTGGTTTACTGGCTTATGGGGAGCTTTGCCAATGCTGATTGGCATTCCCTTAAAGTAGCATTTCCAATTATTTTTGCTGGATGCATTATAATATCTCTAATGCGCTGGCAGCTGAATGTTTTATCCTTTGGAGAAGAGGCCAAGCTCGTTGGAGTTGAGACTGAAAAGTTGAAGTTTGCCTTTATCTTAATCGTTTCACTTATAACAGCTGCTTCCGTAGCTTTTTGTGGAATAATCGGATGGGTTGGCTTAATGATTCCTCACATGGTTAGAATGGCTTTTGGACCCGACCATAAGAAGCTAATCCCCCTCTCAATAACCCTCGGAGCTTCTTTTATGGTTCTGGCAGACACCCTAGCGAGATCAATAGCCACTTATGAGATTCCAATTGGGATATTAACCACATTACTTGGGATACCCTTCTTTGCTTATTTATTGAGAAAGACGGGCGGTGGTTGGCATGCTTAA
- a CDS encoding ABC transporter ATP-binding protein, producing the protein MLKVKGLSFSYGDFSVENVCFEVKEGEILTLLGPNGSGKTTILKNVYGLLKPKKKCVFIDGRDFHSLSLKERAKLAGYVPQSHYPPFPYTVLDVVVMGLASQLSVFESPKDEHYEKALEKLRLLGMERFKDRPYTQLSGGQLQLVLIARALVQEPKVLLLDEPTAHLDFKNQVKILGIIKKLAREERITAILTLHDPNLASIYSDKIALVKEGRIRAVGESNEILREEILEEVYGVPIHILEFNGFRVIMPKTEVSL; encoded by the coding sequence ATGCTTAAAGTTAAGGGATTATCATTCAGTTATGGTGATTTCAGCGTTGAAAATGTTTGCTTTGAGGTTAAAGAAGGCGAGATTTTAACTTTATTGGGTCCAAACGGCAGTGGAAAAACCACGATTTTGAAGAATGTCTATGGGCTGTTAAAGCCAAAGAAAAAGTGCGTCTTCATAGACGGCAGAGATTTTCACTCTTTATCCTTAAAGGAAAGGGCTAAGTTAGCTGGTTACGTTCCTCAATCCCATTACCCTCCTTTTCCGTACACAGTTTTAGATGTCGTCGTTATGGGCTTGGCATCTCAGCTCAGCGTTTTTGAGAGTCCAAAAGATGAGCATTATGAGAAAGCTCTCGAAAAGCTCAGGCTTTTGGGAATGGAACGCTTTAAAGACAGACCATATACCCAGCTGAGCGGAGGCCAATTACAGCTGGTTTTAATAGCGAGAGCATTAGTCCAAGAGCCAAAAGTCCTTCTTCTTGACGAGCCTACCGCTCATTTGGATTTCAAAAATCAGGTAAAAATCCTCGGGATTATTAAAAAACTCGCAAGGGAAGAGAGAATTACAGCAATTCTGACACTCCATGATCCAAATTTGGCTTCAATTTATTCAGATAAGATAGCTTTGGTTAAGGAAGGAAGGATTAGAGCCGTTGGAGAGTCAAACGAGATTTTGAGGGAGGAGATACTTGAAGAGGTTTACGGTGTTCCAATTCACATCTTGGAGTTCAATGGATTCAGGGTTATCATGCCAAAAACGGAGGTGAGCTTATGA
- a CDS encoding class I SAM-dependent methyltransferase, translated as MNIDWNEVWKERWEWTRENSPHKDLIAFWDSYAPRYYERIKKNKEERERLIKWIVDTFELTEESTVLEIGPGPGTYTIPFAKFVKKVTVVEPSRGMSEVLKKHAKEESVDNIKILHRRWEEVSMNDVESYDLVFASYSLGVPDLREAIEKMNALAKKGVCIITSAGSPGWAKVYEKLYPLVYGREYKASLGHIVLYNLLYQMGIYANVKIRKKKVIVEYDSIDEAVNDWAQRLRTEKFEAVKKGLLELLEISDKVRLSYDHYNAIIWWEKC; from the coding sequence ATGAACATCGACTGGAACGAAGTCTGGAAGGAACGGTGGGAGTGGACAAGAGAAAACAGTCCCCACAAAGATTTGATAGCTTTTTGGGATAGTTATGCACCAAGATACTACGAAAGGATAAAGAAAAACAAAGAAGAGCGTGAAAGATTGATCAAGTGGATAGTTGATACCTTTGAGCTGACCGAAGAGAGCACGGTTCTTGAAATAGGGCCGGGACCGGGAACTTACACAATCCCTTTTGCAAAGTTCGTGAAGAAAGTCACTGTAGTTGAGCCCTCGAGAGGAATGAGTGAGGTCCTTAAAAAGCATGCAAAGGAGGAGAGCGTAGACAACATCAAAATCTTACACAGAAGATGGGAAGAAGTCTCAATGAACGATGTTGAATCTTATGACTTGGTTTTTGCATCTTATTCTCTTGGAGTGCCAGATTTAAGAGAAGCCATTGAAAAGATGAATGCCTTGGCAAAGAAGGGAGTATGCATAATAACAAGTGCAGGAAGTCCTGGTTGGGCAAAAGTTTATGAAAAGCTTTATCCCCTTGTTTATGGGAGAGAATATAAAGCTTCTTTGGGGCATATAGTCCTCTACAACCTTCTTTATCAAATGGGGATTTATGCAAACGTTAAAATTAGAAAGAAAAAGGTTATCGTGGAGTATGACAGCATTGATGAAGCAGTTAATGACTGGGCTCAAAGGTTAAGGACTGAGAAGTTTGAGGCAGTGAAGAAGGGTTTGCTTGAGCTTTTGGAGATCTCTGATAAGGTTAGGCTTTCCTATGATCACTACAATGCAATCATTTGGTGGGAAAAGTGCTAA